The Opitutales bacterium ASA1 genome window below encodes:
- a CDS encoding polysaccharide lyase, which yields MFSSFFSLPSLRGTAALVLCAAFGFQALAQYPQINAEVKAESDARKAASDRRSDEAWARALPTVQAWAAKGRPYQPGAAKPSDLLQASIPAFPGAEGGGMFSFGGRGGKVYVVTTLDDSGPGSFREACEAGGPRIVIFNVAGIIRLKERIRIRAPYITINGATAPGDGVCIAGDTVELETHDVVIRHMRFRRGSTWVGDRNDSIGGNPIGNIMIDHVSASWGLDENMSMYRHMYDHDGDPSTPDLKLPTVNITIQNSIFSEALNTYHHAFGSTIGGYNATFMRNLWANNTGRNPSIGMIYDFTFANNVIFNWRHRTVDGGDHRSFYTIVNNYFKPGPVTPRDQPIGWRILKPESRRANPPVDDYGFAHVAGNIVEGNLRVTADNWAGGVQPQPRGDPAAVLSAVRASEPYPHASISLLSAAEAYQLVLAQSGATLPRRDPVDVRVVETVRTGEVTAKAGPDADAPMQTVGFSRYEGMIEGIIADIDKGIITDPEQVGGYPVYSGTPYKDSDGDGMPDEWERAHGLDPSDPSDASADANGDGYTNIEDFINGMDPRAPAQNWSRPATYVDLWGHLES from the coding sequence ATGTTTTCTTCCTTCTTTTCTCTTCCATCCCTGCGAGGCACCGCCGCGCTCGTTTTGTGCGCCGCGTTCGGTTTTCAGGCTCTCGCGCAATACCCGCAGATCAACGCCGAGGTGAAGGCCGAGTCCGATGCCCGCAAAGCCGCCTCCGATCGTCGTTCCGACGAAGCTTGGGCGCGCGCCTTGCCGACCGTGCAGGCGTGGGCGGCGAAAGGGCGACCGTATCAACCCGGCGCCGCAAAGCCCTCCGATCTCCTGCAGGCTTCGATCCCCGCGTTTCCCGGCGCCGAAGGCGGCGGCATGTTCAGCTTCGGCGGTCGCGGTGGAAAAGTCTACGTCGTCACGACGCTCGACGACAGCGGCCCGGGCAGCTTCCGCGAGGCGTGCGAAGCGGGTGGCCCGCGCATCGTGATCTTCAATGTCGCGGGCATCATTCGCTTGAAGGAACGCATCCGCATCCGCGCGCCCTACATCACGATCAACGGGGCCACCGCACCTGGCGACGGCGTCTGCATCGCGGGCGACACCGTGGAACTCGAGACGCACGACGTCGTGATCCGCCACATGCGTTTCCGCCGCGGCTCGACATGGGTCGGCGATCGCAACGATTCGATCGGCGGCAACCCGATCGGCAACATCATGATCGACCATGTATCCGCAAGTTGGGGACTGGACGAGAACATGTCCATGTATCGCCACATGTACGACCACGACGGCGATCCTTCCACGCCCGACCTGAAGTTGCCGACGGTCAACATCACCATCCAAAACTCGATCTTCAGCGAAGCGCTCAACACCTACCATCATGCGTTCGGAAGCACGATCGGTGGTTACAACGCCACGTTCATGCGCAACCTCTGGGCGAACAACACGGGCCGCAATCCGAGCATCGGCATGATCTACGACTTCACGTTCGCCAACAACGTGATCTTCAACTGGCGCCACCGCACCGTCGACGGCGGTGATCACCGCAGTTTCTACACGATCGTGAACAACTACTTCAAACCGGGCCCGGTCACGCCGCGCGACCAACCCATCGGCTGGCGCATCCTCAAGCCCGAGTCGCGCCGCGCGAATCCACCGGTCGACGACTATGGGTTCGCCCATGTCGCGGGAAACATCGTGGAGGGCAACCTCCGTGTCACGGCCGACAACTGGGCCGGCGGCGTGCAACCGCAACCGCGTGGCGATCCGGCGGCGGTCCTCTCCGCGGTCCGTGCCTCCGAGCCCTACCCGCACGCGTCGATCTCGCTGCTCTCCGCCGCCGAGGCCTACCAGCTCGTGCTTGCGCAGTCCGGCGCCACGCTGCCACGGCGTGATCCGGTCGACGTGCGCGTAGTCGAGACGGTCCGCACCGGCGAGGTGACCGCGAAGGCCGGACCCGACGCGGACGCACCCATGCAGACGGTCGGATTCTCGCGCTACGAGGGCATGATCGAGGGCATCATCGCCGACATCGACAAGGGCATCATCACCGATCCCGAGCAGGTCGGTGGTTACCCCGTGTATTCGGGAACTCCATACAAGGACAGCGACGGTGACGGCATGCCTGACGAGTGGGAGCGCGCGCACGGGCTCGATCCGAGCGATCCTTCCGACGCCTCGGCCGACGCGAACGGCGACGGTTACACCAACATCGAAGACTTCATCAACGGCATGGATCCGCGAGCGCCGGCGCAGAACTGGTCGCGACCCGCGACATACGTCGACCTCTGGGGCCATCTCGAATCGTGA